Part of the Henckelia pumila isolate YLH828 chromosome 2, ASM3356847v2, whole genome shotgun sequence genome is shown below.
ATcagaaaaaattaaatcaagtgGAAATTGCAAAGAAAGAGATCAGTCATGAAAGGATAATTTATGACTTTTATTGCACTGTCAGAAATTACAATTAAATTGACGCAAAGGGGAACTAAAAGATGATAATGAATTAGACACAACTAACTGACGTAAGATTCGATCAGACGGGTGACCAAGACGACTGTGCCAGACAGGCAAGGACACGACAGAGTACGATAATGCCAGTGGTGGAGAAGGCGTGGATGCAGACCAGAAATAAACACCGCCCTTAAGTGGACCTTGATGGAGAATGACCCCGGTTTGAGGACCTTCACCTGAAAGTCAGTAGAAgagaaaacaacaacaacatcaTTAGATTTGCAAAGTTGAGAGACAGATAAAAGTTGTTTATTAATGGAGGGAACACAAAGGGCATGTGGGAACTTCAGGGAGCATGAAGTGGAGGGCGGTAAGAGACAACCTGTGTGAGTGATGGGAAGGCCAACACCATCACCAACAACAACACCATCAGAGCCAACATAGGAAGCATGCATGGAGAGATTGACAAGATCAGACGTCACATGGTGAGTGACACCAGAATCAAGGATCCAGTCAGATGAAGAGGATGGGGTAAGCGTGTAGGCAGCAGCATGGGAGGCAGGCGGGCCAGGGTGAGGCGCATGCGTAGGTGCAGAAGCTGGCAGATACTGAAAATCCGGACAACGATGAGCAGAGTGGCCCTGACGACTGCAGAGCTGGCAGCGCCCGAGATACGGGCGAGGTGCACGCTGACCCGACGCCGACTGGTTGGGATTCGGCGGCGGTCGAGAGGGCAAGAAGCCAGGATGGCGGCTGACGACAGGGGGTTGCGGGACGGTGGCGGACGATGGACGGCGGTAGGAATTGTTAGAGCGGGCGGAGGATAGTGTCGTGGCTGGAAGGGGGACGGTAGCATCCCGGCGAGCAGTAAGATGAGCTTCATGATTGAGGAGTTTTTCATGTAACTCCTCAAACGAGATTGCAGTGTCCCGCGCCTGGATGGCATTGGCGATTTCCTTGTAGTCATCATCCAGACCATGGAGAACCTTAATGGTAAGGTCCTCAATATCAAGAGGTACATTCATGAGAGCGAGTTCATAAGCTTTGGATTTGATGAAATGCATAAATTCAGTAATGGACTGAGTGCCCTTTACCGGATTTCGAAGTTTTGTCTTGAGTTGAGTGATGCGACCACGAGAGGGTTTGCCATAGGTGAGGGCAAGAGTGTTCCAGGCGGCAGCAGAGGTGGTGGCAGTTGCAATAAACGGAATCAATAAAGGAGACAACGATCCAATGATGATATTCAGGATCAATTGGTCTTGGCGGATCCAGGAGGTATACTCAGGATTGAGAGAGTGAGTGGCGGCGACGGTGGCCGTGGCGACGATGGTGATGGTCTTGGCCGGACAAGGATGAGAACCATCAATAAAGGCAAGGTCATGACCTGTGAGGAGGGTCGTGAACTGCAATCGCCAAGAGAGGTAGTTCGAAGAAGTAAGCTTCAAGGGCGCGTGGGCAGCAACATTGAAGGAAATTGGAGAAGAAACAGTGTCGGTGGCAGCCATAGAGTcgatcagaaaaaaaaaaaaagaaaaattttccgGTGACGGGATAGCGGCGGCggctggaggctagggttagcGTTTATTGGCGTAGGCCGTGGGCTCTTGATACCATGTAGAAACTAATGAgagaataatattttcatatatctcAAAGATGATTACATATGATGTTTTTatatacaacaataaagactaaaaaaagataaagattacaaagaataaaagattacaagataagaggaaacaaaatatacaatatattccAATATAAGCTTCCTAATTATCATTTCTATGTTACTGTCAACACGATTTTGGTCAAGATTGATCTTTTATTAGGATCATTGATGACTGATGAGTAAGCCTTGCCTCTAAACATTTCATTTATCAATCTCACAACATTCGATTCGCCTCCCCAGTATTTAATGAATTTTGCATTTATTTCCATCACATGTTATAATTTTTGAACTCGGCAATTGATGTAAATGTCAGATACAATAAATACTCGTGAAGGAGGTGAATGCAGAAATTCCATAATTCAAACTTGTAATAACATGGAACACAATGATAAACATAATAGATGCTGTATTAATGTGTAGAAACAGAGTACATTGTCCAAACTGTCATTACTACAAGTGTGATGAGAAACAAGAAATCACAACAAAAGCATTACATTTATTTTTGGGAAGAAACAACATGATAAATCAGTAGATAATAAACTTTAACACCAGTAGAACACGATGAAAATTATATTGCTGAATGAAAATATAGATGAAATCCCAAATTATGTTTAAGCAGATCCTCCTTTTTTATATTGGTTGACAACACCTGCAATGTATTTTCCTTGGTGGAAAGCATGGCCCAGTTCCAGTTCCGAAGGCTGCCTCGACCCATCTCCGCCGGAGAAAGTTCCGGCACCATAGGCACTGCCACCTTTGATCTCATCCAACACGTACATGCCTTCCCCAAATGTGTATCCAGTGGGGACGATGATCATCCCGTGATGTGCGAATTGAGTAATCGCGGTTAAACTGCATGACACCAAATCTCTAAATAAGTCTTTTGTGGACTGCAAAAGTATCAATGGTTTTGGTTTTTTAAACGGCAGTGGTTGAGACAGAAATATCATGTACTGCAAACTACATGgctaaaaatttacaaaaatttaggagttttgaaaaaaaactcaTTTTCATCTCATCTCAGATTcttgtataataatatatataagagCATACAGATACAAAGAAGAGTTATTAGCAGTAGGGGAGTCAACTAGTTAGTAGTGAGCTTTTCGAGTCATGAAAATGAGTTTTCAAACTGAAAACCAACATGTTTTGAATCCTTTTGAGTTGAACCTAAAACTACATACCTAATCAAGCTCGAACAAAGAACAATCTAGCTCTGAATAGATGTTTGAGTTGAGCCAAAAACAGTTTGTTTTGAATCTGAGGCTTCGAACAAGCTAAAAggaatttgagtttgagcacaAATACGAAAAACTGTTGATGGATTCCTCATACATCACATTATACcagcaagcaaaagcaaaagACGTGAAATGATTGGAACATACGCTGTGGTCTCGTGGCCGCTTCCTTGAGCTGAAGTGCTGGTAAACATGCCAACATGCTTGCCTACTAGCGCCCCGGTCTGCCAGAGCTGGCCAGTAGCATCTAGCAATGATTTCACTTGAGCTGGCATCATCCCGAATCTAGTGGGCATACCGAATATGAGTCCATCTGCCTCCACAAGTTCACCGGGTGTAATCACTGGCACATCAGTTGGCTTTGGGGGAGCATACATCTTCCCGAGAACCTCAGCAGGAAGCGTTTCCGCAACCTGcatatattattattgttaaataatcatgcattagGTTTAGGTATATGATAAAAACATGATTTCACCCCCTAAATTTCTCCAGGAGTGAAGAATGACAGAGGAAGCTAAAAGGGTTTGATCTGAAATTCTTCAATTCAATTCCCAAACACATACCTGAAACAATTTGGCCTCGACTCCTTTGACTGTGTCGGCACCTTTCTTCATCACACGGGCGAGTTTCTCGACATGTCCATACATGGAATAGTAACTGTGAAAAATACATCAGATTGAAATTCGATTACAGAAATTGTAATCAAGAATCCCCGTAAACACACAGCCAAAACAAGAGCCCACACTTATGGCCACCCCGGTTGCCCCTGaaattttttctaatttttgtatacataaattttgaaaaattttggattaatttgcTATTAACCCGGTTAGCtcaattgaaaatattaaataatttggAAGCTTAAAGACCCgataaaccaaaaatctccgGTGTAAACACGCACAGCCAAAACAAAAGCCCATCAAAGTTTGTGTTTTTATACAGCAAGAACAGATCGATTTCTCATCAGAGTCATCAAAGCAcgtctgaaaataaaaatctggaATCTGGGAAATCAGATTTCAGATTCAGTCACAACAAAAATGAAGAATCCACATATTTCAAGCACAAAACAAACAAGCTCACTTCCAGTtcactagaaaaaaaaaaagagagagagagagatagaAATACATACACAATATAAAGTTTAGTCGCCATTGGAGGTTTCTTTCTTGTTGTTCTTGCTTACGAAAGAATTGATCGGGGGGATTTGGTAGACTAGTGAGAAAACTTGAAGTGGGAGTAAACATCGAGATGAAAAGGGGTGTTTATATAGAAGatcgattaattaattaattagccTTCTGGAATGGCAGGCAGCATTGACCAATGGTTTCCAATATTATGGGTTCGATTCGATCAAATGACTCGATCAAACTTTAGACGTGCCGTGAAACTTGACCAATCCTCCTATGTAGGCATTGTCTTGAGGTGTAGATTTAACGGTAGATATTTAACAATAAATGTGGGatccattattttttagtgcacctcgcatgtattgataaatgagAACCTTTAGATTTATCATGGGATAATACCTGTAAAGATAGGTTGAAATAAACCCACGTTTGATTGACTCAAAAttcttaaaacaaaaattaaagagAGAAGAGATTCCGCTAGTCAGGATTATAATATGTTGATGATGTCATATTTTTATTTccgttgaaaatatattatttaatgttGAATGTTAAAAACTGagttataaaattttgaaaattagtgtaAGGTTATGTAAATAAGATGCATTAATTTTTGCAGTAATCTCAAATatagatctataaataggtcttcatttatgatgaaaaatacaattgaattgagaaaaaaattataaagtgtagagtttgatatattttgagttttgaagtttttattttttttaacataaatttttactttttcacaacatgttatcagcacgatcgctcgaaggttctctacaATTTTCAAAGATTCAAAGCTAAAAAAAggcaaaaatattcaaaaagtaaaaatatttattttactgtttatatatttttactatgtatatatattaatatataatttcatgttattatataaaaggatgtctataACACCGATCTTatataacgtgatatgatatatatttattatatatatatatactaactatattaatatataattttatgttattatataaaaagatgtctatgacaccgaccttataataacgtgatatgatatatattttattgtgtatatatacaCTAACGGactaaccatatttgtataatttaacactattatataaaaaaagaaTATGACACCtcattataataatgtgatatgatatacataaattatttaattatgattattattatatgcatcacatgattatcataaatttttattcaacaaattatcatttttttactctcaacggtcacaaacggtaataaacggctagtttttgccccataaaatcactcaaacacatttcaatcacaccaaaattcactttttctctcaaaatttatatctcctcgatttttttaaagaagatgatgatgacatTTTTAAGGCTATTTTTTTATAACTATTATCGTTATCATACTCAAAAGTATTGTATTCATCGATGATTATCCACCAcgtattttttctctatttttaaACATGCTTGTACTCATCgtttttcattattttgtattgtcataatactaatgaaaattaactaataaaattaattgttatttttttatgtcaaacatGGCAAACCTTGAACTCGTTGCGCTCAatatcactggaaagaattatatctcatggactctcgatgtaaaaaagcatcttgagtcattgggtctaagtgaaactgtaacgccccgattttatcttaattgagcttatttgagataataagaGTTTTCAGAAGTCGAGGgtcgttttgatatttattagggactattttgaaaattttggaaatttcaggaacTAAAGCGCAAAAttggattttaatatattatctacacttggattgATTTTGACTTAGTCTCCTTAGCTTCTCCTTCTTTCCTTCCATCGGTTTCTTCCATTAAAGCTTGGGGAAACGTTTTTTTCAAGCTTtcaaatccagtccgagctcgatccggccgttggaatttatttctgaaggcagattagcgatcacggcaacgagagctccgttataccgtaagtatttcttcgatcatatacgttttgttttttcggatgttgttagaatcaattgagttttgagtatgttgtcctcggcagagttctgatcttttattctcagtcggttttgaatttgaacgtcgttcggaatttttatgatttttggaagcctttgtTCGAAAATTgggtttgagatttgttgggtttgagcttttTTTGTGatcttagcattgttatgagttgatatcaatGTTGTACTGCTGTTTATATTTCcgatttgattatttatagtcgttatgccgccggtttgagttttgaggattttgaaccgtgtttgagttgtagaactttgggcattgggtttgttcgttgttgttgatcatcttttgtctccgtacagattcgtttggatttATCGAGACAGAGTAGCAGCAGTCGATCATctaagagttggacgaagaatcgataaagatattaccttgagccgatattgttgttaggttgtatagtttctgatataacctttttattgtaacttatccagagttggagctattgcattgaaaggtaaaagcagtcatttttagcgggatagcatactcgggaaagttggttctcgagtttcccttaaaatcacatactagcatcaatacttgttctagcatgtggaacctgtattttgttgttgattgagttttattatttggcttaatgttttatgtttccatatgcattcatattgagccagcattattgtttcagcgggcagaacaaccttttattagacgtttgggagctataatcgagtggcctaggtcgtagccgttttgcctagtgctagcatactcattatagttgctcaaagtctagaggagtgggatacgtggcaccacctcaattgggagggtcggtgggttgtttacgtgatctcatcctcaggatcccaaaagcatagcaacaattccttgattatcagagttgatatccctgttttaaagacatgcatatcattcgttttGTGTTGATTATCTTGTATTGAAAGCATTATGTGGAtatattacatgtattacttgttatgttgtttttactgggaatatcttctcaccggagttatccagctgttgctttgttttgtatgtgtacttggcaataggtggggcaggatcaagtcagcgaagacttggttagcatcaggagggagagttagtagtgggactcggtttagaaatcGAATcaacatgtttatctagtttaagattgaatcatgttagaactcgaacttgtaaTGTTTTGTAATTTGAACTTGTTCTGCTTTCGGATCCTAGTCTAGAATCgaagcatgttttgatttttgttgatcTAGACTTTTTGTTGATCTTAGGCTTTATGAAAGCATGTTTTGTTATTGTGTGTATTCTCTACACCCTTGTTTGTGTATGTATTCGAATGCATGTTGAAAGCGAGCGCGGGAGTATGTTttgattgaaagagtgggtgcccggttagccaacttgtggctaaaggtttttatgactctatgtataaacaatctttgtttaatataatttagattcattaatggcattttctttgtctttcttcatattgttatattgtgatatactattgttgttttgataaagaccttgaatatactatagtgtaagtaagatgagatagtgaataaagagagatcactattatgaaacacatcttatagtcactgtatattctaaacagttcctagtcaattgagccatccgctaataaggataaggatcgctcgagattgagactagcatttgtgatgccaagtaccacgtttcattggtaatggacatggagatgttcaaagcatgcaaatggatattcatatgatgaatgatcgaactactctattcggactttccaagtggttatcacttatcgagtggataaagtccgcggttttggttgtacaccattagtccttactacttgaaacatcattgagactctatatgctagtactgtattttgactcgtttaccgactctattggggtcatcaggtgtcgggattgggtacagttatgacacctataggagtcgatgctttgttgtcaaggattcaccacatacttgcgagtgtggatatcctatgcgatctgaggagatattagtgtgaagaatctctggccagagtacatgatgtgttttaggttactcggtttcctagtagcacatgcgatgtcactatttgatcttcaagatgcattgtatagtttatcgaatctcgaacaactctcgatgcaccaatagttgttgattcgatcgggatatatggatgaagggaccgtactatacgttaactaaaatctactggttcttgcaagcactatcagtgatacctagggaatcatggggcgatgttgctaggcgctcttaccatgattcgatgggtaagtcggaaattgttgttccgagtcacaagaagttgtgagcccacggctagctgtatccctgaaccattgagggtcacacaagtaatggattactaaatcccgttgagatagttaaatttaaagagttaaatttaatgaaagagaagttggacttcttaactaaatggagtgaaatttcctaaaatgacatagggatggacatttttggaaatcactgaattcgaattcagaaaaattatcttgactttaaaaggtgcagaaatggtttctgtgcacattggtgaaatcggtttatcaattggagtcatgatgaattttatattaatttctataataacaggcttcgcttgttgggcttaagttatggattgtgggctctaagaagttagagtcctaatacaattataacttaatctagtctagaaattatctataaatacatgtgcagtgttcgaaaatcataagcttttagtcttgcaattttcgaattaaacacatatattttcaagaggaattttcaaaaatcctctgctcctttttgagataattcagtctgtaatttttgtgaaaaattacattttgaattgacagatcaaatttgtttattctcttcgataaacatctgattgatttctagtgcaatcaatcagagggttttagttttctattcgtggacttaattccggaggttgatcgtgatagtcatcggttcccgggatttacaagaagagcagattaaattctgttggagtccataatcaagctttagcttgaagaggtaaaaatatttaattgtgtatttatatttttacttgcaagattttaatcgttaggatttgatacccacgatatggaatcgttccatatcgaaaaataaaatttttaaactttcgctgctccaggtatcacatccgtgtgatcagagaacgcatgttccaatagtggtatcagagacaggtcgtaaactttgatcaaacgattaaaattaatcgattgtacaaaatttttagcctcggtttttgaaacaaaacgaaaaatttttaaaaattaaatttgaaaggaaacaaggcaatcgggcagcgagcgtcgctgccAGGGGCAGCGATTGTTGCTGCCCAGGGTAGCGATTTGACGTATTTGATCGCTgcccacgggcagcgattgtcgctgcccacacctccacgtgggcagccctgtcccacgtggaggcggggcttcccgggaatgtcccgggcagttcgaaaattttaaaatttgattttttggaatttttgaaatttttgaaattttagtttttggtccgatcgaaaattgtttttgattggtccacgaggcatcggatcaaattgtttgagtccaaaatttttaaaattaatttttggataaatttgaatttttggaaaatttataaattttatccgttaaattagattttataaaattaattattttggtacaattgatgataagatatgatcatgaaaggataagataaaatttgattttatctttttaattatgatgccattgcatgttatccaattatttaattattggataaaaggatgatcgattgccatgaccaatattataggtgtatgttaggttgtttacatttggttttattgttgttgtaataaaaagtgggcctggtttatggcccgttcccacccttaaatatgtatcccctacttgtcatcgaaatttattgttaatttattagacttagtgtgagataaatatttgaagacaaaggtgggcccagcagacaataaagaccgaagaaatgtaaattggaagctcaatgtaataggattgcattgcatacttgcatatcacctaggattggacttagactcatgattggcaaccacgggtcgattagtgattgtgatcgatcatcctttaaataatatatgatattattgttgtatgcatgtttagactaaattgtatgaatcccgcaagcatacaaataatgcatgatgagacaattttcaaaattaaaaatccttcaatttaaatatgatttaaaattgatatcaagagggaatttaaatattgtttaaatgttcataccttccatcaacgatcaatgtatgagatgctacctgcgGGCACGGTccgtctcatattattgggggggcccgttcgtcgaaaagctgtacattagatcgacacatgttgtaagttgggtggaactcccatgagattggctcatattattggggatccacatggcgaccgtccatcacaacttaatattgatgggtcatcttgacatgtcacattaaacggcgtcatattattgggcccttattggacataaggtaaaaacatggggattgctttggaagcaattgggctctaccttttgaaaattatggttggctgatattattagggactatagtttgtcaattggactccatgttctcactaaggaaataagtttcccgttttcactagagggtagtgaaatcgttaaaatagtgggagtgaaattcataaaattaaatctcgccatattttatgtcttagtaaattaattaaacaatcactgattattgtctgtttcttttcagtatttcattacaatgaattcgcgaaatcaactatactcaattctcgaacaaaacaaattgactggcgcaaactatacggaatggttcc
Proteins encoded:
- the LOC140880777 gene encoding quinone-oxidoreductase QR2-like encodes the protein MATKLYIVYYSMYGHVEKLARVMKKGADTVKGVEAKLFQVAETLPAEVLGKMYAPPKPTDVPVITPGELVEADGLIFGMPTRFGMMPAQVKSLLDATGQLWQTGALVGKHVGMFTSTSAQGSGHETTALTAITQFAHHGMIIVPTGYTFGEGMYVLDEIKGGSAYGAGTFSGGDGSRQPSELELGHAFHQGKYIAGVVNQYKKGGSA